The DNA region GGCCTTTGCGGATCTTGAAGGCCGCATCACCGAGGTTTACAATGGCGCTCAACCTCTCTTCTGGGGTGGCAATGCCCTCTATTTTGCCCGGGGCAGGAAACGGGAGGTGATGACCGAAACACGCTTTGTTGAAATGGTCCGGCTCTACGACACCCTCGAGAATGTCCATGCTGTCGTGGGAACAAGCATCGGTGATTTTCCTCCAAAGACGAGAGATTTTGTTGGCCTGAGGCGGCTGGCCGAGAACGGCGGCAAACACATGCGGCCGGTCATATTCACCCCGACCGGTGCTGAGGTGATCATTGAGATGTGCCAGGCCATACTGGAGATGGAACGGTACCGGGGGGCAAGTCTCGCCCAGTTGCCTATCGTGAGTTTCGGGTTCACCATCGTCAGTCCCCTGCACTGGACGAGTCTGGCCCTTGAGGTTTTTCAGAAGACCTCAGGTTTTGGAATACCCGTTATGGTCAACTCAGAAGTCGTCGCTGGGACGACGGCGCCCGTTACCCTGCCGGGAGCCCTCTGCCTTGCCGTCGCCGAAGTGATGAGCGGAATCGTGGTTGTTCAGGCTTTGGAGAAGGGACGACCGGTTGTGTTCAATGCTGGATTCTCCCACGTTTTTGATATGCAGACCGCCGAAACCCTGACCGGCTGTTCGGAAAATGGATTACTCCAGGGGGCAGGAGACCAGATGGCCGCCCATTATGGACTCCCTTCGGCATCATGGATGAGTACGGAATCGATGGTTCCTGACGGCCAGGCCTCTGCCGAAAAAGTGCTCACAGGACTCCAACACGCTCACAGCGGGGCAAACCTGATCTGGGGCATAGGGAACCTTGAATCGACACTGACGATCTGTCTGGAACAGGCGGTGATTGACAACGAGATCGCGGCCTCGATCCTCAGATCCATGAAGGGCCTCGGCTTCACGGAAGACAGACTCGCCTCTGGTTTGATAAAGGAGATGGGACACCGATCAGACTATCTGTCAGCCGACCACACCTTCAGGTACTACAGAGATGAAATCCTATTCTCCGATCTCTGGTACCGAGAGCGCCGTGAGAATTGGGAACAAAAGGGGGAGCCGGATTTGGCCGAAAGAGCTTCCAGGATTGTGCAGGAGCGGTTGTCCCGAAGGTGCCGCTCTCTCCTCGACGAGACGACGCGGAAAAGACTTGAGGCCATGGAGAAAAAATGGGTCCAGAAGCTTGGGTCATGATCAAGCACTCACTGGTATATCCTGCCAGGAAGGAGACCGGGTATGGAAAAGGTAAGACTGGGGGTTTTGGGTTCGAGGTTTGTTGCGCATCTTCACCTTTCGAATTACAAGGATCTCATCGGAAAAACGATGGAGGTTGTGGCGGTCGCTGCGCGAACAGAACAGAGCGCCCGCAACTTCGCCATGACTTTCGACATTCCTAAGATCTATACGGACTACAGAAAGCTGGTCGAAGACCCAGAGGTCGACGTGGTCGATGTCTGTCTTCCTACGGATCTCCATAAAGAGGCGATTATCGCGGCAGCACAGGCAGGCAAGCACGTGAT from Deltaproteobacteria bacterium includes:
- a CDS encoding trimethylamine methyltransferase family protein; protein product: MHILSQEEKQRVNEIALSILDDVGVRIDHPEIFEVLCQMGGKGDRAASVVRMSEEMVTRAIAWCPKKVAFADLEGRITEVYNGAQPLFWGGNALYFARGRKREVMTETRFVEMVRLYDTLENVHAVVGTSIGDFPPKTRDFVGLRRLAENGGKHMRPVIFTPTGAEVIIEMCQAILEMERYRGASLAQLPIVSFGFTIVSPLHWTSLALEVFQKTSGFGIPVMVNSEVVAGTTAPVTLPGALCLAVAEVMSGIVVVQALEKGRPVVFNAGFSHVFDMQTAETLTGCSENGLLQGAGDQMAAHYGLPSASWMSTESMVPDGQASAEKVLTGLQHAHSGANLIWGIGNLESTLTICLEQAVIDNEIAASILRSMKGLGFTEDRLASGLIKEMGHRSDYLSADHTFRYYRDEILFSDLWYRERRENWEQKGEPDLAERASRIVQERLSRRCRSLLDETTRKRLEAMEKKWVQKLGS